In the genome of Rhizobium etli 8C-3, one region contains:
- the flgF gene encoding flagellar basal-body rod protein FlgF, whose protein sequence is MQSGLYVSLSSQMALEKRLTTIADNMANVNTTGFRGTEIKFNQLLSDTDNKLNAKVAFVSQGNDYLSGDSGELQHTGNMLDFAIKGNAWFALDTPAGQVLTKDGRFTMKDTGELVSIRGYPVLDAGGAPIQLNTAGGEPKVGNDGMIYQGGRQVGSLGLFEADITKGYLRYENSGVMTTQTPRAVTDRFNIGIEQGYLENSNVNAMHEITQLIEVNRAFESIASLTADSESSFNEAIKTLGGSR, encoded by the coding sequence ATGCAATCCGGTCTTTATGTTTCCTTGTCATCCCAGATGGCACTCGAAAAGCGCCTGACGACAATTGCGGACAATATGGCCAACGTGAACACGACCGGATTTCGCGGGACGGAAATCAAGTTCAATCAGTTGCTGAGCGACACCGACAACAAGCTCAACGCAAAGGTTGCCTTCGTCTCGCAGGGCAACGACTATCTGTCCGGCGACAGCGGGGAGCTGCAGCACACCGGCAACATGCTGGACTTTGCCATCAAGGGTAACGCCTGGTTTGCACTGGATACACCGGCGGGTCAGGTTCTGACCAAGGACGGCCGCTTCACCATGAAGGATACGGGCGAGCTCGTGTCGATCCGCGGCTACCCGGTTCTCGACGCTGGCGGCGCGCCTATTCAGCTGAACACGGCCGGTGGCGAGCCCAAGGTCGGCAATGACGGCATGATCTACCAGGGCGGGCGGCAGGTCGGCTCGCTCGGTCTCTTCGAAGCCGATATAACCAAGGGTTATCTCCGCTATGAGAACAGCGGCGTGATGACCACGCAGACGCCGCGGGCCGTTACCGACCGGTTCAATATCGGCATCGAGCAAGGCTATCTCGAAAACTCCAACGTCAACGCGATGCACGAAATCACCCAGCTGATCGAAGTCAACCGTGCCTTCGAGAGCATCGCCTCGCTGACGGCAGACAGCGAAAGCTCCTTCAACGAGGCCATCAAGACTCTGGGTGGCAGCCGTTGA
- the fliI gene encoding flagellar protein export ATPase FliI, with protein MTNIPLTEDALSPKLDHLAALVGRYIKPEHAVAHGGHVQTIAAGHYTVSGLSRHVRLGEFVAHKSATGIHLGEVVRVEPELAYVCPIEPGEPIGIRDTVIRKGAFRISPAESWCGRTINSLCEPIDGLGPIVEGLDRRSISNAAPPSMTRKRVNKGFRTGVRAIDIFSPLCHGQRLGIFAGSGVGKSTLLSMLAKADAFDRVVIALVGERGREVREFIEDTLGENMKKSIAVVATSDESPMLRKMAPLTAVTIAEHFRDQGDNVLLIVDSITRFAHAIREVATASGEPPIARGYPASVFTEMPRLLERAGPGPEGTGTITAIISILVDGDNHNDPIADSTRGILDGHIVLQRSLAEEGRYPPIDPLASISRLARKAWTPDQEKLVSRLKALIHRFEETRDLRLIGGYRPGADADLDMAVKQVPIIYDVLKQSPGDRESADAFADLAAALKTAAGIANQPATIPTRPRG; from the coding sequence ATGACCAACATACCGCTGACTGAAGACGCGCTTTCGCCGAAGCTCGATCATCTTGCCGCCCTCGTCGGCCGCTATATCAAGCCGGAACATGCGGTCGCACATGGCGGCCATGTCCAGACGATCGCTGCCGGCCACTATACGGTCAGCGGACTTTCCCGCCACGTCCGTCTCGGCGAATTCGTCGCCCACAAGTCGGCGACCGGCATCCATCTTGGCGAGGTCGTCCGCGTCGAGCCGGAACTTGCCTATGTCTGCCCGATCGAACCCGGTGAGCCGATCGGCATTCGTGACACGGTCATCCGCAAGGGGGCTTTTCGAATATCGCCAGCCGAAAGCTGGTGCGGCCGGACAATCAATTCGCTCTGCGAACCGATCGACGGACTTGGCCCGATCGTCGAGGGCCTCGATCGCCGCTCGATTTCCAATGCCGCGCCGCCTTCGATGACGCGCAAGCGTGTCAACAAGGGCTTCCGGACGGGTGTACGCGCCATCGATATCTTTTCGCCGTTATGCCACGGTCAGCGCCTGGGCATCTTCGCAGGCTCCGGCGTCGGCAAATCGACGCTGCTCTCGATGCTCGCCAAGGCCGACGCCTTTGACAGGGTCGTCATTGCGCTCGTCGGCGAACGCGGCCGTGAAGTGCGCGAATTCATCGAGGACACGCTTGGCGAGAACATGAAGAAGTCGATCGCTGTTGTCGCCACCAGCGACGAGAGCCCGATGCTGCGCAAGATGGCGCCGTTGACGGCGGTGACGATCGCCGAACATTTCCGCGATCAGGGCGACAACGTTCTCCTGATTGTCGACAGCATCACGCGCTTTGCCCACGCCATCCGTGAAGTGGCGACGGCATCCGGCGAGCCGCCGATCGCCCGCGGCTATCCCGCATCCGTTTTCACCGAGATGCCGCGACTGCTCGAGCGGGCAGGTCCCGGTCCGGAGGGCACCGGAACAATCACTGCAATCATCTCGATCCTCGTCGATGGCGACAATCACAACGATCCGATCGCCGACTCGACGCGCGGCATTCTCGACGGCCACATCGTCCTGCAGCGCAGCCTGGCGGAGGAGGGCCGCTATCCGCCGATCGACCCGCTGGCTTCCATTTCGCGCCTTGCCCGCAAGGCCTGGACGCCGGATCAGGAAAAGCTCGTCTCGCGCCTGAAGGCGCTGATCCATCGCTTCGAGGAAACCCGCGACCTGCGCCTGATCGGCGGCTACCGACCGGGGGCAGACGCGGATTTGGACATGGCGGTCAAGCAGGTACCGATCATTTACGATGTTTTGAAACAGTCGCCGGGAGACCGCGAATCGGCCGATGCCTTTGCTGACCTGGCGGCAGCACTCAAGACGGCTGCCGGGATTGCGAACCAGCCGGCGACCATCCCGACGAGACCCAGAGGCTAG
- a CDS encoding flagellar protein gives MTTFDDDDERIAPLKSLEKRQALMLDRVLTVTGLALAGAAAFFPWYVFFNEDKFSIKVEQGDRSRDLPDWPERNVFSVSPLAMVNKNEVEKKPAPPFDPLTTATVSNVGRESNKGALPDDQPFPAVSGFKLLHVANGRALIEDSSGMYVVRVGSILPDESRLATLEERNGKWVIVTSNGEVYQNK, from the coding sequence TTGACCACTTTCGACGATGATGACGAGCGCATCGCTCCCTTGAAGTCGCTGGAAAAGCGGCAGGCGCTGATGCTCGACCGTGTGCTGACGGTGACCGGGCTTGCGCTGGCGGGCGCGGCGGCATTTTTCCCATGGTACGTCTTCTTCAACGAGGACAAGTTCAGCATCAAAGTCGAACAAGGGGACCGGAGCCGTGACCTGCCGGATTGGCCCGAACGCAACGTTTTCAGCGTTTCGCCGCTTGCGATGGTCAACAAGAACGAAGTGGAGAAGAAGCCCGCGCCTCCCTTCGATCCGCTGACGACCGCGACGGTTTCGAATGTCGGCAGGGAGAGCAACAAGGGTGCCTTGCCCGACGACCAGCCGTTTCCGGCCGTTTCCGGTTTCAAGCTGCTGCATGTCGCCAACGGCCGCGCGCTGATCGAGGATTCCTCGGGCATGTATGTCGTGCGCGTCGGATCGATCCTGCCGGACGAAAGCCGTCTTGCCACGCTGGAAGAGCGCAACGGCAAATGGGTGATCGTCACGTCCAACGGCGAAGTCTACCAGAACAAATGA
- the flgB gene encoding flagellar basal body rod protein FlgB codes for MQPIQLFDLASRQAEWLTIRQEVVAGNIANANTPKFRAKDVTPFEAVLDKADITMARTNPAHFSGNDFSTSGGIDVREAALDQEIGVQESGNTVGLAEELSKSGEIKRQYELNTSLVGSFHRMMLMTVRK; via the coding sequence ATGCAACCGATTCAACTTTTCGACTTGGCCTCGCGGCAGGCGGAATGGCTGACGATCCGTCAGGAGGTTGTGGCCGGCAATATCGCAAATGCAAACACGCCGAAATTTCGTGCCAAGGACGTGACGCCTTTCGAGGCCGTGCTCGACAAGGCCGATATCACGATGGCCCGCACCAATCCGGCGCATTTCAGCGGCAACGATTTCAGCACCAGCGGCGGCATCGACGTCAGGGAAGCTGCACTCGACCAGGAAATCGGCGTGCAGGAATCGGGCAACACCGTCGGCCTTGCAGAGGAGCTGTCCAAGTCCGGCGAGATCAAGCGTCAGTACGAGTTGAACACCTCTTTGGTGGGCTCCTTCCACCGAATGATGTTGATGACCGTAAGGAAGTAA
- the flgC gene encoding flagellar basal body rod protein FlgC, producing MDPLSAAMKIAGSGLEAQSTRLRIVSENIANARSTGDTPGADPYRRKTITFGEEVDRAGGVTTVGVKKLGVDESDFTTEYDPSNPGADERGVVKLPNVNMLVEMADMREANRSYDANLQTIKQTRDLISSTIDLLKSQ from the coding sequence GTGGATCCCTTGTCAGCAGCAATGAAGATTGCAGGTTCCGGACTCGAAGCGCAGTCGACACGCCTGCGCATCGTCTCGGAAAATATCGCAAACGCCCGTTCGACCGGTGATACGCCCGGTGCCGATCCCTATCGCCGCAAGACGATCACGTTTGGCGAGGAGGTGGATCGCGCCGGCGGTGTGACGACAGTAGGCGTCAAGAAGCTCGGCGTCGACGAATCCGATTTCACGACGGAATACGATCCGAGCAATCCGGGTGCCGACGAGCGCGGCGTCGTCAAGCTGCCGAATGTCAACATGCTGGTCGAAATGGCCGACATGCGCGAAGCCAACCGTTCCTATGACGCCAACCTGCAGACCATCAAGCAGACCCGCGACCTGATCTCGTCCACGATCGATCTCCTGAAGAGCCAATAA
- a CDS encoding flagellar hook-basal body complex protein FliE, which yields MINNITNVSSLSVTRGLGSVATENSSTVPSAAESAKNDQSFAAVLGNMATQAVGTMKGAESMSFAGIKGAATTREVVDSMLQAEQTLQTAIAIRDKVVSAFLEVTKMQM from the coding sequence ATGATCAACAACATAACCAACGTCAGCTCTCTTTCCGTAACGCGCGGCCTCGGCAGCGTTGCGACCGAGAATTCCTCCACGGTTCCTTCTGCCGCCGAAAGCGCCAAGAACGACCAGAGCTTTGCGGCCGTTCTCGGAAACATGGCAACGCAGGCCGTCGGTACCATGAAGGGCGCTGAAAGCATGTCCTTCGCCGGCATCAAGGGTGCGGCGACGACCCGCGAAGTTGTCGATTCCATGCTGCAGGCCGAGCAGACCCTGCAAACCGCAATCGCAATCCGTGACAAGGTCGTGTCGGCCTTTCTCGAAGTCACCAAGATGCAGATGTAA
- the flgG gene encoding flagellar basal-body rod protein FlgG — translation MRALAIAATGMDAQQTNLEVIANNIANINTTGFKRARAEFTDLLYQTERAKGVANRANQAIVPEGANIGLGVQTSAIRNLHIQGELSQTGNDLDVALIGKGFFQIEAPDGTTLYTRAGAFNKNDQGQLVTVDGYEVVPGITIPTGSTELTISRSGEVTAKLPGQTEPTTLGQLTLASFVNEAGLQPLGDNLFQQTPASGDPVVGTPDEEGFAYMKQGYLESSNVDPVKEITELISAQRAYEMNSKVITTADEMASIVSKNLK, via the coding sequence ATGAGAGCGCTCGCCATTGCGGCTACGGGCATGGATGCCCAGCAGACAAACCTCGAAGTGATCGCGAACAACATCGCGAACATCAATACGACAGGCTTCAAGCGTGCACGCGCCGAGTTTACCGATCTGCTCTACCAGACCGAACGCGCCAAGGGCGTCGCAAACCGCGCCAACCAGGCGATCGTTCCGGAAGGCGCCAATATCGGCCTCGGCGTGCAGACATCTGCGATCCGCAACCTGCACATTCAAGGCGAGCTCAGCCAGACCGGCAACGACCTCGACGTGGCGCTGATCGGCAAGGGTTTCTTCCAGATCGAGGCCCCGGACGGCACGACGCTCTACACGCGCGCGGGCGCTTTCAACAAGAATGACCAGGGACAGCTCGTCACCGTCGACGGCTATGAGGTCGTCCCGGGCATCACGATTCCGACCGGTTCGACGGAACTGACGATCAGCCGGTCCGGCGAAGTCACCGCAAAGCTCCCCGGCCAGACGGAACCGACGACGCTCGGCCAGCTGACGCTTGCAAGCTTCGTCAACGAAGCCGGCCTTCAGCCACTCGGCGACAACCTTTTCCAGCAGACGCCGGCCTCGGGCGACCCGGTCGTCGGTACGCCGGACGAAGAGGGCTTTGCGTACATGAAGCAGGGCTACCTGGAATCGTCGAACGTCGATCCGGTGAAGGAAATCACCGAGCTGATATCGGCCCAGCGCGCCTATGAAATGAACTCCAAGGTCATCACCACCGCCGACGAAATGGCCTCCATCGTCAGCAAGAACCTGAAGTAA
- the flgA gene encoding flagellar basal body P-ring formation chaperone FlgA has translation MKFRRARNTVASTALAAVAIAGIVLPGSVSAGMGYAVVPTAIIYPGETISGGQLQEVEVTNPNLAGGYARSIEEVRGMISKRTLLPGRTIPVSALREPYTVTRGSQIRLIFRIGAMTISAAGSPLEDGSTGQVVRARNMDSGVIVSGTVLADGTIHVAAK, from the coding sequence ATGAAGTTTCGCCGGGCGAGAAATACAGTCGCTTCGACGGCATTGGCCGCGGTTGCGATCGCAGGCATCGTCTTGCCCGGCTCCGTGAGCGCCGGCATGGGCTATGCGGTCGTGCCGACGGCCATCATCTATCCCGGAGAAACGATCAGCGGTGGCCAGCTTCAGGAGGTCGAAGTCACCAATCCCAACCTTGCTGGCGGCTATGCGAGATCCATCGAAGAAGTTCGCGGCATGATCTCGAAGCGCACGCTGCTGCCGGGACGCACGATCCCCGTCTCGGCCCTGCGCGAGCCGTACACTGTCACCCGCGGATCGCAGATTCGCCTTATCTTCCGCATCGGCGCGATGACGATCTCGGCGGCAGGCTCGCCGCTCGAGGACGGCTCTACCGGCCAGGTCGTTCGTGCCCGCAACATGGATTCAGGCGTCATCGTCAGCGGCACCGTGCTTGCCGATGGCACCATACATGTGGCGGCAAAATGA
- a CDS encoding flagellar basal body P-ring protein FlgI yields the protein MKIISRMCIALAALSLSMAHVTPAFALTSRIKDIASLQAGRDNQLIGYGLIVGLQGTGDGFRASPFTEQSMRAMLQNLGISTQGGESNAKNTAAVMVTANLPPFASPGSRIDVSVSSLGDATSLRGGTLVMTSLSGADGQIYAVAQGSVVVSGFQAQGQAATLTEGVTTAGRVPGGAIIERELPSQFKDSVNLVLQLRNPDFSTAVRIADVVNGYAAARFGGPVAEARDAQEVIVQKPRAADLTRLMADIENLVVETDTPAKVVVNERTGTIVIGADVRVSPVAVSYGTLTVQVTELPQIIQPEPFSRGVTAVQPQTDIAAQQNGGRVAILEGPNLRTLVAGLNNIGVKPDGIIAILQGIKSAGALQAELVLQ from the coding sequence ATGAAGATAATCTCTCGCATGTGTATCGCCCTTGCGGCGCTTTCCTTGTCCATGGCGCATGTGACGCCGGCATTTGCGCTGACCTCGCGCATCAAGGACATCGCCTCGTTGCAGGCCGGGCGCGACAATCAGCTCATCGGCTACGGTCTCATCGTGGGCCTTCAGGGCACGGGCGACGGCTTCCGCGCTTCGCCGTTCACCGAACAGTCGATGCGCGCCATGCTGCAGAACCTCGGCATTTCGACGCAGGGCGGCGAATCCAATGCGAAGAATACGGCTGCTGTCATGGTCACGGCGAACCTTCCGCCGTTTGCAAGCCCCGGCAGCCGCATCGATGTCAGTGTCAGTTCGCTTGGCGACGCGACCTCGCTGCGTGGCGGCACGCTCGTCATGACATCGCTTTCGGGCGCCGACGGCCAGATTTATGCAGTCGCGCAGGGCTCCGTCGTTGTCTCCGGCTTCCAGGCGCAGGGCCAGGCTGCAACGCTGACCGAGGGCGTCACGACGGCCGGCCGCGTCCCGGGCGGTGCAATTATCGAGCGCGAGCTTCCCTCGCAATTCAAGGATTCCGTCAATCTGGTGCTGCAGCTTCGCAACCCTGATTTTTCGACGGCCGTGCGCATTGCAGATGTGGTGAACGGCTATGCGGCTGCCCGTTTCGGCGGTCCGGTTGCCGAGGCGAGGGACGCGCAGGAAGTTATCGTCCAGAAGCCGCGTGCGGCGGACCTGACGCGATTGATGGCCGACATAGAAAATCTGGTCGTCGAGACCGATACGCCGGCAAAGGTCGTGGTCAACGAGCGCACCGGCACGATCGTCATCGGGGCGGATGTCCGCGTCTCGCCGGTCGCGGTCAGCTACGGGACCCTGACCGTACAGGTTACCGAGCTGCCGCAGATTATCCAGCCGGAACCCTTCTCGCGCGGCGTCACAGCCGTTCAGCCGCAGACAGATATTGCTGCGCAGCAAAACGGCGGGCGGGTCGCGATCCTCGAGGGTCCTAACTTGCGGACCCTGGTCGCAGGTCTCAACAACATCGGCGTCAAGCCGGATGGTATCATCGCAATCCTGCAGGGTATCAAGTCCGCGGGCGCCCTGCAGGCGGAGCTCGTACTGCAATGA
- a CDS encoding MotE family protein, whose amino-acid sequence MIGSKFDIRISELLRRLSLPAAAAILLSIPGAFAQEAARPAGDLSSEEEIKQFCTNIADPARDRRYLLQRQELEKLRADIDARVAEMDKRKAEYQDWLKRRDDFLKQAQAGLTDIFKNMKPDAAALQLQEVKIEIAAAVIMRLGSRQSSLILNEMDPLKAAVIANIIASASDPNTSKDPS is encoded by the coding sequence ATGATCGGATCGAAGTTCGACATCAGAATATCTGAACTGCTACGGCGGCTCTCGTTACCGGCTGCCGCGGCCATCCTTCTGTCCATCCCCGGCGCCTTTGCCCAGGAAGCTGCAAGACCTGCCGGCGACCTGAGCTCGGAAGAGGAAATCAAGCAGTTCTGCACCAACATCGCCGATCCGGCGCGAGATCGGCGCTATCTGCTGCAGAGGCAGGAACTGGAAAAGCTGCGCGCCGATATCGATGCCCGCGTGGCGGAGATGGACAAGCGCAAGGCCGAGTACCAGGACTGGCTGAAGCGTCGCGACGATTTCCTCAAGCAGGCTCAGGCCGGCCTTACCGACATCTTCAAGAACATGAAGCCGGATGCTGCGGCGCTGCAGCTTCAGGAGGTCAAGATCGAAATCGCCGCGGCGGTGATCATGCGGCTCGGCTCGCGTCAGTCGAGCCTGATCCTGAACGAGATGGATCCGCTGAAGGCGGCCGTCATCGCCAATATCATCGCAAGTGCGTCCGATCCCAATACCTCGAAGGATCCCTCATGA
- the flgH gene encoding flagellar basal body L-ring protein FlgH — MNKRFPAVIAAVALLAGCQSPQAVREIGRAPAMSPIGSGLAYGQTPQMALYPKQPRQVAQGYSLWSDSQAALFKDARALNVGDILTVNIQINDKATFDNETNRSRQNSSGLNWDVQANIFGWNPTSETDITYGSDTSTDGKGKIERSEKLTLLVAAVVTGILENGNLVISGSQEVRVNQEIRILNVAGIVRPQDVDSENQISYEKIAEARISYGGRGRLMEVQQPPRGQQAIDLFSPL; from the coding sequence ATGAACAAGCGTTTCCCGGCTGTCATTGCCGCTGTTGCCCTTCTAGCCGGCTGCCAGTCGCCGCAGGCTGTGAGGGAGATCGGCCGGGCGCCCGCCATGAGCCCGATCGGCAGCGGCCTTGCTTATGGCCAAACGCCGCAGATGGCCCTTTATCCGAAGCAGCCGCGCCAGGTAGCGCAGGGCTATTCGTTGTGGAGCGATTCCCAGGCAGCGCTCTTCAAGGATGCGCGCGCACTCAACGTCGGCGACATCCTGACGGTCAATATCCAGATCAACGACAAGGCGACGTTCGACAACGAAACCAATCGCAGCCGCCAGAATTCGAGCGGCCTCAATTGGGATGTGCAGGCCAACATCTTCGGTTGGAATCCGACCTCCGAGACGGACATCACCTACGGTTCCGACACGAGCACTGACGGCAAGGGCAAGATCGAGCGATCCGAAAAGCTCACGCTGCTCGTCGCTGCTGTCGTCACCGGCATCCTCGAAAACGGCAACCTTGTCATCAGCGGTTCGCAGGAAGTCCGCGTAAACCAGGAAATCCGCATTCTCAATGTTGCCGGTATCGTGCGTCCGCAGGACGTCGATTCCGAAAACCAGATCTCCTACGAGAAGATCGCCGAAGCCCGCATCTCCTACGGCGGCCGTGGCCGCCTAATGGAAGTGCAGCAGCCGCCACGCGGCCAGCAGGCCATCGATCTCTTCTCGCCGCTCTAG
- a CDS encoding flagellar basal body-associated FliL family protein, with protein MADSEDTDGKPKAKSAMVIMAAGLLALTVVGAGGGWLVGTMIAPNVKSAEQAAAQTVSASGQQTTEGEGGLPHISTEANNVVQLEPITSNLAYPSENWVRLEVALLFNGPPDVKVAEDIHQDILAYIRTVSLQQIEGPRGFQYLRDDIRERVDLRSQGRVSKVMFRTFVIE; from the coding sequence ATGGCAGACTCAGAAGATACCGACGGCAAGCCGAAAGCGAAGTCCGCCATGGTGATCATGGCGGCGGGGCTTCTTGCACTCACCGTTGTCGGCGCCGGCGGCGGTTGGCTCGTCGGCACGATGATTGCGCCAAACGTCAAGAGCGCCGAGCAGGCAGCGGCGCAAACGGTTTCGGCCAGCGGCCAACAGACAACGGAAGGCGAGGGCGGACTGCCCCATATTTCCACCGAGGCGAACAACGTCGTCCAGCTTGAGCCGATCACCTCGAACCTCGCCTATCCCTCGGAAAACTGGGTCCGGCTCGAAGTGGCGCTGCTTTTCAACGGTCCCCCGGACGTGAAAGTGGCCGAGGACATCCACCAGGATATCCTGGCTTACATTCGCACCGTTTCCCTTCAGCAGATCGAAGGACCGCGTGGCTTTCAATATCTGCGGGATGACATACGGGAACGTGTTGACCTGCGCTCGCAAGGACGAGTATCGAAGGTCATGTTCAGGACCTTTGTCATCGAATGA
- the fliP gene encoding flagellar type III secretion system pore protein FliP (The bacterial flagellar biogenesis protein FliP forms a type III secretion system (T3SS)-type pore required for flagellar assembly.): protein MIRFTVFFAAMMAAPELAVAQQLPTDLLNIPVDGSVAAWIIRTFGLLTVLSVAPGILIMVTSFPRFVIAFSILRTGMGLSSTPSNMILLSLALFMTFYVMSPTFDQAWQSGVQPLLSNQINEQEAVQRIAEPFRTFMAANTRDKDLALFVDLARERGQTVQTGARVDYRVLIPAFMISEIRRGFEIGFLIVLPFLVIDLIVATITMAMGMMMLPPTSISLPFKILFFVLVDGWNLLVGSLVRSFS from the coding sequence ATGATTCGATTCACAGTTTTCTTCGCTGCCATGATGGCGGCGCCGGAATTGGCGGTTGCCCAGCAGCTGCCGACAGATCTTTTGAACATACCCGTCGATGGCTCCGTCGCCGCCTGGATCATCCGCACCTTCGGCCTTCTGACGGTCCTTTCCGTCGCTCCCGGCATCCTGATCATGGTGACGAGCTTTCCGCGCTTCGTCATCGCCTTTTCGATCCTGCGCACGGGCATGGGGCTTTCGTCCACCCCTTCCAACATGATCCTGCTTTCGTTGGCGCTCTTCATGACCTTTTACGTCATGTCTCCCACCTTCGATCAGGCCTGGCAGAGCGGCGTGCAGCCGCTGCTTTCCAACCAGATCAACGAGCAGGAGGCCGTGCAGCGCATTGCCGAGCCCTTCCGCACGTTCATGGCCGCCAATACGCGCGACAAGGATCTGGCGCTCTTCGTCGATCTCGCGCGCGAACGCGGCCAGACCGTCCAGACCGGTGCCCGGGTCGACTACCGTGTTCTTATTCCCGCTTTCATGATTTCGGAGATCCGGCGCGGGTTTGAGATCGGCTTCCTGATCGTCCTGCCGTTTCTCGTCATCGACCTGATCGTTGCAACGATCACCATGGCAATGGGCATGATGATGCTGCCGCCGACTTCGATCTCGCTGCCGTTTAAGATCCTGTTCTTCGTTTTGGTCGACGGCTGGAACCTGCTCGTCGGCAGCCTGGTGCGATCCTTCAGCTAA